The Candidatus Methylomirabilota bacterium genome has a segment encoding these proteins:
- a CDS encoding methyltransferase domain-containing protein encodes MDRHVPSVVDFYSRHPISEGQIVDALRRQDKDLKRLQPEDLYDLDQDHYGGLEAVEALARRARIDAASRVLDVCAGLAGPARFIARRWGARVTGIDLNPQRAAGARRLTARVGLARLVRMVRGDAQSLPFGAQAFTAVVSQEGLLHVPDKGRVLAECGRVLLSGGRIAFSDWIVTPRLGDSERRRLEEWMAAVTLQSMDGYKALLARAGFGAIDAEDLSAEWIGVLRRRLEMYRGLRADTVARLGQTRYDEYNQLYAFFVGLVEAGKLGGARFSATAGPATS; translated from the coding sequence ATGGACCGGCACGTTCCGTCCGTCGTGGACTTTTACAGCCGCCATCCGATCAGCGAGGGCCAGATCGTGGACGCCCTCCGCCGCCAGGACAAGGACCTCAAGCGCCTCCAGCCCGAAGACCTGTACGACCTCGACCAGGACCACTACGGCGGCCTCGAGGCCGTCGAGGCCCTGGCGCGGCGCGCGCGCATCGACGCCGCGAGCCGCGTCCTCGACGTCTGCGCCGGGCTGGCAGGGCCCGCGCGGTTCATCGCCCGCCGCTGGGGCGCGCGCGTCACCGGCATCGATCTCAACCCCCAGCGCGCGGCCGGCGCCCGCCGCCTGACCGCCCGGGTCGGTCTTGCGCGGCTCGTGCGGATGGTGCGGGGCGACGCGCAGAGCCTGCCTTTCGGAGCGCAGGCGTTCACCGCCGTGGTCAGCCAGGAAGGGCTCCTCCACGTTCCGGACAAGGGCCGGGTGCTGGCGGAGTGCGGCCGCGTGCTCCTGTCGGGCGGACGCATCGCCTTCAGCGACTGGATCGTGACACCCCGCCTGGGCGACAGCGAGCGACGACGGCTCGAGGAGTGGATGGCCGCGGTCACGCTCCAGAGCATGGATGGCTACAAGGCACTTCTCGCGCGGGCCGGATTCGGCGCCATCGACGCCGAGGACCTCTCGGCCGAGTGGATCGGCGTCCTCAGGCGGCGGCTCGAGATGTACCGCGGCCTGCGCGCGGATACCGTAGCGAGACTGGGTCAGACCCGCTACGACGAATACAATCAGCTCTACGCGTTCTTCGTCGGGCTCGTCGAAGCGGGAAAATTAGGCGGGGCGCGCTTCAGCGCAACAGCCGGTCCAGCAACTTCTTGA